From the Ruminiclostridium josui JCM 17888 genome, one window contains:
- the larC gene encoding nickel pincer cofactor biosynthesis protein LarC → MKVLYFDCFSGISGDMTLGALLDLGIDKTAFLTELKKLKVDGYSIEINKKVKNGISGTDVHVILDKAGHYERDEEHQYGEIHHTDHHHHGEHEHNHGHNHEHNHEHNHEHNHNHHSERNLEDIELIINKSELRPRVKSMSIKIFREIARAEAKVHGKDINEVHFHEVGAVDSIVDIVGSCICLDMLGIERIFASELHEGKGFVKCAHGLLPIPVPAVMEMLCSSKIPLITEDIPFELVTPTGLGIIKIISSGFGKMPPMSIEKTGYGMGKRETGRFNALRVVMGSLYQQDMIPNDEISILETNIDNMSPEIMGYTMEKLLDSGALDVYYTPIYMKKGRPSAMLTVLVKCGEEKKISDIIFSETSTLGIRISHSQRFCMDRELVKVNTQYGDVRVKVANLGDIMKFAPEYEDCRSIALKTGMPIKEVYELVSEKYRREGYDIAVQ, encoded by the coding sequence ATGAAGGTTTTATATTTCGACTGCTTTTCAGGCATAAGCGGAGATATGACTTTAGGTGCGCTGCTTGACCTTGGAATTGACAAAACCGCATTTTTAACAGAGCTTAAGAAGCTAAAGGTTGATGGGTATTCTATTGAGATAAATAAGAAAGTTAAAAATGGAATAAGCGGTACTGATGTACATGTAATATTAGATAAAGCAGGGCATTATGAAAGGGATGAGGAGCATCAGTACGGAGAAATACATCATACAGACCACCATCACCACGGAGAGCATGAGCACAACCATGGGCACAACCATGAGCATAACCATGAGCATAACCATGAGCATAACCATAACCACCATTCAGAGAGAAATCTTGAAGACATTGAGCTTATTATAAATAAGAGTGAGCTGAGACCTAGAGTAAAGTCAATGAGTATAAAGATTTTCAGAGAGATAGCAAGGGCGGAAGCAAAGGTTCATGGCAAGGATATAAATGAAGTCCATTTTCATGAGGTTGGAGCTGTTGATTCTATTGTTGACATTGTAGGCTCATGTATATGCCTTGATATGCTGGGAATAGAAAGAATATTTGCCTCGGAGCTTCATGAAGGAAAGGGCTTTGTAAAGTGTGCCCACGGACTCCTGCCTATTCCTGTTCCTGCTGTAATGGAAATGCTGTGCAGTAGTAAAATCCCTCTTATCACAGAAGACATTCCCTTTGAATTGGTTACTCCAACGGGACTTGGTATTATAAAAATCATATCTTCGGGATTTGGTAAAATGCCTCCTATGTCTATTGAAAAAACCGGATATGGTATGGGCAAAAGGGAAACAGGCCGTTTTAATGCTCTGAGAGTAGTTATGGGAAGTCTGTACCAACAAGATATGATACCAAATGATGAAATAAGCATACTTGAAACAAATATAGACAATATGTCTCCCGAAATTATGGGTTATACAATGGAAAAGTTACTTGACAGCGGGGCTCTTGACGTTTATTACACTCCTATTTATATGAAAAAAGGCAGGCCTTCAGCAATGCTGACTGTACTTGTTAAATGCGGAGAAGAAAAAAAGATATCAGATATCATTTTCAGCGAAACTTCTACTCTTGGTATCAGGATAAGCCATTCACAAAGATTTTGTATGGACAGGGAGTTAGTAAAGGTTAATACTCAATATGGGGATGTTCGCGTAAAGGTTGCTAATCTTGGTGACATAATGAAGTTTGCACCTGAATATGAAGATTGCAGGAGCATTGCATTAAAAACAGGTATGCCCATAAAGGAAGTATATGAATTAGTAAGTGAAAAATACAGGCGGGAAGGTTACGACATTGCTGTACAATAA
- the larB gene encoding nickel pincer cofactor biosynthesis protein LarB: protein MNSNDLKKLLEDVKNGSIDVEHAYKEIKNLPYEDLGFAKVDHHRAIRNGYPEVIYCEGKTINQIVEIVERLMEKNNNILATRASREVYDAISEITCDAEYHRDARIVVIKRKKIIVSEKEIAVITAGTSDIPVAEEAAITAEVLGNKVNRIYDVGVAGIHRLLSKMDVISRANVIIVVAGMEGALASVVGGLVDKPVIAVPTSVGYGANFGGLSALLTMLNSCASGIGVVNIDNGFGAGYLASNINKL, encoded by the coding sequence ATGAATTCAAATGATCTTAAAAAGTTGCTTGAAGATGTTAAAAACGGCTCTATTGATGTAGAACATGCGTATAAGGAAATTAAGAATTTGCCTTATGAGGACTTAGGCTTTGCAAAAGTCGATCACCATAGGGCTATAAGAAATGGATATCCTGAGGTAATTTACTGCGAAGGAAAAACCATTAATCAGATAGTGGAAATTGTTGAAAGGCTTATGGAGAAAAATAATAATATCCTTGCTACTCGTGCCTCTCGTGAGGTTTATGACGCTATCAGCGAAATCACATGTGATGCAGAATATCACAGAGATGCTAGGATTGTTGTTATTAAACGTAAAAAGATTATAGTTTCAGAAAAAGAAATTGCTGTAATCACAGCAGGAACTTCAGATATTCCTGTTGCAGAGGAAGCTGCAATTACAGCAGAAGTCCTTGGAAACAAGGTTAACAGGATTTATGATGTAGGTGTTGCGGGTATTCACAGACTTCTGTCTAAAATGGATGTGATTTCCCGAGCAAATGTAATCATTGTTGTGGCAGGAATGGAAGGTGCATTAGCTAGTGTTGTGGGAGGACTTGTTGACAAACCGGTTATTGCTGTTCCTACCAGCGTTGGTTATGGTGCAAACTTCGGGGGACTGTCAGCACTGCTAACTATGCTCAATAGTTGTGCCAGCGGAATCGGCGTAGTGAATATAGATAATGGATTCGGGGCAGGATATCTTGCAAGTAATATTAACAAACTTTAA
- the prfB gene encoding peptide chain release factor 2 (programmed frameshift) encodes MLELEEYKLELQGLKSNLEEMRASLDIARISDEIAELEHKASEPEFWNDMENSQKVLQRTKSLKTKIERFNNITTQWEDLFTLAELGLEEQDESVIPEVGEGLQQLKHNLESLRLETLLTGPYDKNNAILTLHAGAGGTEAQDWVQMLLRMFTRWGEAKGFEVKILDYLDGDEAGIKSVTIHVIGENAYGYLKSEKGVHRLVRISPFDASGRRHTSFASADVMPELDDTIEININPDDLRIDTYRASGAGGQHINKTDSAIRITHIPTGVVVSCQTERSQFQNKDTAMKMLKAKLFELKEREQKEKIEDLKGVQMEIAWGSQIRSYVFCPYTLVKDHRTNYEEGNVDAVMDGELDGFINAYLSMEKSDNVVQP; translated from the exons ATGCTTGAACTGGAAGAATACAAGCTTGAGCTTCAGGGCTTGAAAAGCAATTTAGAGGAAATGAGGGCTTCACTT GACATCGCTAGAATAAGTGATGAGATAGCGGAGTTGGAGCATAAGGCTTCTGAGCCTGAATTTTGGAATGACATGGAGAATTCCCAAAAGGTACTTCAGAGGACAAAAAGTTTAAAAACTAAGATAGAAAGATTTAACAATATAACAACCCAGTGGGAGGATTTATTTACTCTTGCAGAACTGGGACTGGAAGAGCAGGATGAAAGCGTAATTCCTGAGGTAGGGGAAGGCCTTCAGCAACTAAAACACAATTTGGAATCGCTAAGACTTGAAACACTTCTCACAGGACCATATGACAAAAATAATGCCATACTTACATTGCATGCAGGAGCCGGGGGAACTGAAGCTCAGGACTGGGTGCAAATGCTTTTGAGAATGTTTACAAGATGGGGAGAAGCAAAGGGCTTCGAGGTAAAGATACTTGACTATCTTGACGGTGACGAAGCAGGTATAAAGAGCGTAACCATACACGTAATTGGGGAAAATGCCTATGGATACCTTAAATCTGAAAAAGGAGTCCACCGTTTAGTAAGAATTTCTCCTTTTGATGCATCAGGCAGAAGACATACTTCATTTGCATCTGCAGATGTAATGCCTGAACTGGATGATACCATAGAGATAAATATAAATCCGGATGACTTGAGAATTGATACCTATAGAGCCAGCGGTGCTGGAGGACAGCACATAAACAAGACTGATTCAGCTATAAGAATAACACATATACCTACAGGAGTTGTTGTTTCATGCCAAACAGAGCGTTCACAGTTCCAGAACAAGGATACTGCCATGAAAATGCTGAAAGCAAAGCTGTTTGAATTGAAAGAACGAGAGCAAAAAGAAAAGATAGAGGACTTAAAAGGAGTTCAGATGGAAATAGCATGGGGAAGCCAGATACGTTCCTATGTGTTCTGTCCGTATACTCTTGTAAAAGACCATAGAACCAATTATGAAGAAGGAAATGTTGATGCGGTCATGGATGGTGAACTGGATGGCTTTATCAATGCATATCTTTCAATGGAGAAATCTGATAATGTAGTGCAACCTTGA
- a CDS encoding Cof-type HAD-IIB family hydrolase codes for MLTNIDLCKDTKESEDEMYRLVAIDLDGTLLNTNKEISERNKTAIHMAKERDVKIVICSGRVYSGARIYAKQLGIMDPIIACNGAIIRENTDGNVIYSDFMHTEDCLKILDIFHEDNIYFHVYAGETMLTERLDYNSLKYYEKNKTLPPKDRVEIDIVTDMGKKLKELDGKVLKFVAVSDDSQLLATVRKKLSVVESVDVTSSNYNNFEVVNKGVNKGKALERLAEVLKIPSQEMIAIGDNENDIPMFDFAGLGIAMGNAEECAKEAADYITASNIEDGVAKAIEKFILG; via the coding sequence TTGCTGACAAATATTGATTTGTGCAAAGATACAAAAGAGTCGGAGGATGAAATGTACAGGTTGGTGGCAATTGATTTGGACGGAACCTTGTTGAATACAAACAAGGAAATCTCAGAGAGAAATAAAACTGCTATACATATGGCAAAGGAAAGGGATGTAAAGATTGTAATATGTTCAGGAAGAGTATATTCAGGCGCAAGGATTTACGCTAAGCAGCTAGGCATTATGGATCCTATAATAGCATGCAACGGAGCAATTATTAGAGAGAATACAGATGGCAATGTGATTTACTCTGATTTTATGCATACAGAGGACTGCCTTAAAATACTTGATATTTTTCATGAGGACAACATTTATTTTCATGTATATGCCGGAGAAACCATGTTGACAGAGAGGCTGGATTATAATTCTCTAAAGTACTATGAAAAGAACAAAACTCTTCCACCAAAGGACAGGGTGGAAATTGACATAGTTACGGATATGGGGAAAAAGCTTAAAGAACTAGATGGCAAAGTACTTAAATTTGTTGCTGTTTCTGATGACTCTCAACTGTTAGCAACGGTAAGAAAGAAACTTTCTGTTGTTGAATCAGTTGACGTAACAAGTTCTAACTATAACAATTTTGAAGTTGTCAACAAGGGTGTAAACAAAGGAAAGGCTTTGGAACGTTTGGCTGAAGTTTTGAAAATTCCGTCTCAGGAAATGATTGCTATTGGGGATAATGAAAATGATATACCTATGTTTGATTTTGCCGGCCTTGGAATTGCAATGGGAAATGCTGAAGAATGTGCGAAAGAGGCGGCTGATTATATAACTGCATCAAATATCGAGGATGGTGTAGCCAAGGCAATAGAAAAATTCATACTTGGTTAA
- a CDS encoding aminotransferase class I/II-fold pyridoxal phosphate-dependent enzyme, giving the protein MIMKDMILDKIKNVPPSGIRKYFDLINEMTDVISLGVGEPDFITPWNIREAGIYSLETGHTQYSSNAGFIELREEISKYLSSKFELHYNPENEILVTVGGSEGIDAALRALVGPGDEVIIPEPSFVAYKGCTGFTGATPITIELKQEDDFKLTAKQLEAAITDKTKVVIIPFPNNPTGAIMGKDDLYELVQVLKDKDIVVLSDEIYCELTYEGKHTSIASFPEMKDRTLVINGFSKSFAMTGWRLGYACGHKDLINEMKKIHQYAIMCAPTTAQDAAIEALRNSEDDVIMMAKEYNRRRRVAIDGFRKAGFSCYEPKGAFYVFPCIKKTGLSSEDFCEKLLLEQKVLVVPGTAFGECGEGYVRACYASSMENIIEAMRRIKEFADKY; this is encoded by the coding sequence ATGATAATGAAGGACATGATTTTAGATAAAATTAAAAATGTGCCTCCTTCAGGAATCAGAAAATATTTTGATCTGATTAATGAAATGACAGACGTTATATCACTAGGGGTTGGAGAGCCGGATTTTATTACTCCATGGAATATAAGAGAGGCAGGCATATACTCTCTGGAAACAGGACATACACAGTATTCCTCCAATGCGGGCTTTATTGAACTAAGAGAGGAAATCAGTAAATATCTTAGCAGCAAATTTGAGCTCCACTATAACCCGGAAAACGAAATTTTAGTTACAGTAGGAGGAAGCGAAGGGATTGATGCTGCATTAAGGGCCCTTGTAGGCCCCGGTGATGAAGTAATAATTCCTGAGCCGAGTTTTGTAGCATATAAGGGATGTACTGGATTTACCGGAGCTACCCCAATTACCATAGAATTAAAGCAGGAAGATGACTTCAAATTAACAGCAAAACAACTAGAAGCAGCAATAACAGATAAAACAAAAGTTGTTATAATCCCGTTTCCCAATAACCCTACCGGGGCAATAATGGGTAAAGATGACCTTTATGAGCTTGTGCAGGTTCTGAAAGACAAGGATATAGTTGTTTTATCTGATGAAATTTACTGTGAACTAACTTATGAAGGGAAGCACACTTCCATTGCAAGTTTTCCCGAAATGAAAGATAGGACTCTTGTAATAAACGGATTTTCAAAGTCCTTTGCAATGACAGGATGGCGTCTGGGATATGCCTGCGGACATAAGGACTTGATTAATGAAATGAAGAAAATACACCAGTATGCCATTATGTGTGCTCCTACAACAGCTCAGGATGCGGCTATCGAAGCACTTCGGAACAGTGAAGATGATGTAATAATGATGGCAAAGGAATATAATAGGAGAAGAAGAGTTGCAATTGACGGTTTCAGAAAAGCCGGGTTTTCATGTTATGAGCCTAAAGGTGCATTTTACGTTTTTCCATGCATTAAGAAAACCGGACTTAGCTCAGAGGACTTCTGTGAAAAACTTCTTCTTGAGCAAAAAGTACTCGTAGTCCCGGGAACGGCTTTCGGAGAATGTGGAGAAGGCTATGTACGCGCATGTTATGCTTCGTCCATGGAGAATATAATTGAAGCAATGAGAAGAATTAAGGAGTTTGCTGACAAATATTGA
- a CDS encoding Lrp/AsnC family transcriptional regulator: MEEILEILEHNSKATADEIAVMLGLPVEEVEAAIKKYETDNVIVGYSTLINWDKTQKEKVTALIEVKVTPQRGLGFDKIADRIYKYPEVTACYLMSGGFDLTVIIEGRTMKEVALFVSEKLAPLESVLSTSTHFVLKKFKDKGTIFEEKTVDRREQIFL, encoded by the coding sequence ATGGAAGAAATTTTAGAAATTTTAGAGCATAATAGTAAGGCTACTGCGGATGAGATAGCAGTTATGCTGGGTCTGCCTGTTGAAGAGGTAGAGGCGGCGATTAAGAAATATGAGACTGACAATGTAATAGTTGGTTACAGTACTTTGATAAATTGGGATAAAACTCAAAAGGAGAAGGTTACGGCTCTTATAGAAGTAAAGGTAACACCTCAGAGGGGACTTGGGTTTGATAAAATCGCCGACCGGATTTACAAGTATCCGGAGGTTACAGCCTGCTACCTGATGTCAGGAGGATTTGACCTTACAGTTATTATTGAGGGACGAACCATGAAAGAAGTGGCTTTGTTTGTATCAGAAAAGCTTGCACCTTTAGAATCAGTTCTTAGTACATCAACACACTTCGTTCTGAAAAAATTCAAGGATAAAGGTACAATTTTTGAGGAAAAGACTGTAGATAGAAGGGAGCAGATATTCCTATGA
- a CDS encoding DivIVA domain-containing protein, producing MSGEKIFSTSFFGYNKKDVNSYLEKINKEYEDKLKIKEREIVDIKTQYRDIKNKYDEISTSLSEIKENRERVANALITAQEQAKNIIEEAKKKAISEKKKLEQQVEKEKEKLVDIKKELKILKVEVVDTLKKYEGQLSDFIKEEKA from the coding sequence ATGTCAGGAGAAAAAATATTTTCAACTTCATTTTTTGGTTACAACAAAAAAGATGTTAATTCTTATCTTGAAAAAATAAACAAAGAATACGAAGATAAACTAAAGATAAAAGAAAGAGAAATTGTTGATATAAAGACTCAATACAGAGATATAAAGAATAAGTATGATGAAATCAGTACAAGTCTGTCTGAGATAAAAGAAAACCGTGAAAGAGTAGCAAATGCACTGATTACAGCACAGGAGCAGGCTAAAAATATAATTGAAGAAGCCAAGAAAAAAGCTATTAGTGAAAAGAAAAAGCTAGAGCAACAGGTAGAGAAGGAAAAAGAAAAGCTTGTAGATATTAAGAAGGAACTAAAGATTCTAAAAGTTGAGGTTGTTGACACTCTGAAAAAATATGAAGGTCAACTTTCGGATTTTATCAAAGAAGAAAAAGCTTGA
- the trxA gene encoding thioredoxin — protein sequence MSDKIINISKESFESEVLKSDKPVVVDFWASWCGPCRMVAPIMEELANEFDGKARIAKVNVDEEGELAAQFRIMSIPTVMVFKGGEAVEKIVGARSKDEFAELINKHL from the coding sequence ATGTCAGATAAAATTATTAATATTTCCAAGGAATCATTTGAATCAGAAGTTTTAAAATCAGATAAACCGGTAGTTGTTGATTTTTGGGCATCATGGTGCGGCCCTTGCAGAATGGTTGCTCCCATTATGGAAGAACTAGCAAACGAATTTGATGGCAAAGCCCGTATAGCAAAGGTAAATGTTGATGAAGAGGGTGAGCTTGCGGCTCAGTTTAGAATAATGAGTATTCCTACTGTAATGGTATTCAAGGGTGGGGAAGCAGTTGAAAAGATAGTTGGTGCAAGGTCAAAAGACGAATTTGCAGAATTAATTAATAAACACTTATAA
- a CDS encoding phosphodiester glycosidase family protein, with protein sequence MNYDTISLNEKQVKTIQKKSAKKKKKKKGKLRSLLGFLIFEFIFLTITTPLLIFYGPFDNVKRTATGMVWNSMTKQFIAKTFLSDNAIAKILGDGYAISNVNTEDIKMLNFGIKHNNNLEYFDVESRNFKGKMIIVDDPTRIKVGYSSKMPRAGETTSSIAKRNGAVAAINGGGFIDTGWAGTGGVALGFVISNGKYISGKLTNNYTKRDTIAFTKDGMLIVGKHSQADLAKYNVKEGISFGPPLIVNGKPTISKGDGGWGISPRTAIGQREDGSVMLLVIDGRSLKSFGATLREVQDIMLEHGAVNAANLDGGSSATMYYDGKVVNTPSDALGERTVATAFVVMP encoded by the coding sequence ATGAATTACGATACTATTTCTTTAAATGAAAAGCAGGTAAAGACTATACAAAAAAAGTCTGCCAAAAAGAAGAAAAAGAAAAAAGGCAAGCTTAGAAGCCTTTTGGGTTTTCTAATTTTTGAGTTTATATTTCTGACAATAACAACACCGCTACTCATATTCTACGGACCCTTTGACAATGTAAAAAGAACAGCCACGGGAATGGTCTGGAATTCAATGACAAAACAGTTTATTGCAAAAACCTTTTTGTCCGACAATGCTATTGCAAAAATACTTGGTGACGGATATGCAATCTCAAATGTAAATACTGAAGATATAAAAATGTTGAACTTCGGTATAAAACATAACAATAACCTTGAATATTTTGATGTTGAGAGCAGAAATTTTAAGGGAAAAATGATTATAGTGGATGACCCTACACGAATCAAGGTAGGATATTCAAGTAAAATGCCTCGGGCTGGGGAAACAACCAGTAGTATTGCAAAGCGGAACGGTGCTGTAGCTGCCATTAATGGCGGAGGCTTTATTGATACTGGCTGGGCTGGTACAGGAGGCGTGGCACTTGGATTTGTAATAAGCAATGGTAAATATATAAGCGGAAAGCTGACAAATAACTATACAAAAAGGGATACCATCGCTTTTACTAAAGATGGTATGTTAATTGTAGGAAAACATTCACAAGCAGATTTGGCTAAATATAATGTTAAAGAGGGAATAAGTTTTGGTCCGCCGCTAATTGTAAACGGAAAGCCTACTATCAGTAAAGGTGATGGCGGCTGGGGAATTTCACCAAGAACTGCAATAGGCCAAAGAGAGGATGGCTCTGTAATGCTTCTGGTTATTGACGGAAGAAGCCTCAAGTCCTTTGGAGCAACTTTAAGAGAGGTTCAAGACATCATGCTTGAACATGGAGCTGTTAATGCTGCAAATCTTGATGGAGGTTCGTCAGCTACTATGTACTATGACGGAAAAGTTGTAAATACTCCATCGGATGCTTTAGGAGAAAGAACAGTAGCTACGGCATTTGTTGTAATGCCTTAG
- a CDS encoding putative ABC transporter permease, which yields MIKRFFIYGIVGWSMEIVWTGLYSLTHGNASLEAYTSLWMFFIYGSAVFLEPIHDIIQSWNIFLRGIIWVVIIWGIEYSTGKILLNILHVYPWRYYGRFAVEGLVRIDYAPAWFIAGLLFERVHKTLDRILIKERTKN from the coding sequence ATGATTAAGAGATTTTTTATTTATGGAATAGTTGGCTGGAGCATGGAAATAGTCTGGACAGGGCTTTATTCCTTAACACATGGCAATGCCAGTCTTGAAGCTTATACCAGCCTATGGATGTTTTTTATATATGGAAGTGCTGTTTTCCTGGAGCCTATACATGATATAATCCAAAGTTGGAATATATTTTTGAGAGGTATCATTTGGGTTGTCATAATATGGGGAATAGAATACTCTACAGGTAAAATATTGCTGAATATACTTCATGTATATCCATGGAGATATTATGGCAGATTTGCTGTAGAAGGACTTGTGCGAATCGACTATGCACCTGCATGGTTTATAGCTGGTCTGCTTTTTGAAAGGGTTCATAAAACCCTTGATAGAATCTTAATTAAGGAAAGAACTAAAAATTAA
- the glgP gene encoding alpha-glucan family phosphorylase, translated as MYLVGKINVISTLPEKFKRLNDIAYNLWWTWNSEAIDLYREIDLDLWEKVDKNPVRFLQEVSQKKLQSKLSDEEYLSRLDKVVASFDSYMSESNTWFSQNYPEHTDKKVAYFSAEYGLSEVLPIYSGGLGVLSGDHCKSASDLGIPFTAIGLFYKQGYFRQRINKDGWQETCFNDLNISQLPMLPALNSNGEQVRISITFAGRTVYAIVWKVQIGRINLYLMDTDVAENSPADRSLTSRLYGGDQETRIQQEIFLGIGGIRVLDALGIQANVYHMNEGHSSFMGLELIRKLINEKHLNFNEAKEVVANSTIFTTHTPVPAGNDVFPLFMMDKYFGDFWGQLGISRYDFLELGLKYPEDQNFNMTVLALTLAGRKNGVSRLHGAVSRKIFGDVWPEVPEDDVPITYVTNGIHTLTWLSPKIKALYDKYLEQDWQKKIYSEETFARINNIPDEELWATHVELKNKLINFIRDRLKKQKLANGESMEAVRQVDNFLDPKALTIGFARRFATYKRANLIFRNLARIQKILNDPERPIQIIFAGKAHPADGPAHDVIKNINDIAKMEGFYGKVILLENYNMTVARNLVQGVDVWMNNPRRPLEASGTSGQKVCINGVINFSILDGWWCEGYNGENGWVIGDESEFDNEHIQDNTDSESIYDTLEQKIIPLFYNVNEKGIPTEWVRIMKNSIGSLAWNYSTDRMVKEYTTQMYVPAITGSLKICADDYSLARSMCGFRSHLASNWPNVQIFAEKSAGDLKYYKTDSCHEIYLSSTVCLGYIDPSNVTLEVYYGTLSNGKIVNAQTAEMHCEEKTGDGTYRYSISLKIDDGGEYGYTFRITPKHEHLINRFDTGLIKWIV; from the coding sequence ATGTATCTAGTCGGTAAAATCAACGTAATATCTACCCTACCAGAAAAATTCAAGAGATTGAATGATATCGCTTATAATTTGTGGTGGACATGGAATTCGGAGGCTATTGACCTTTATAGAGAAATTGATTTGGATTTATGGGAAAAGGTAGACAAAAATCCTGTCCGTTTTTTACAGGAAGTAAGTCAGAAAAAACTTCAATCTAAACTTTCTGATGAAGAATATTTGAGCCGCCTTGATAAAGTAGTTGCTTCCTTTGACAGCTATATGTCTGAAAGTAATACCTGGTTTTCACAAAATTATCCAGAACATACAGATAAAAAAGTAGCATATTTTTCTGCCGAATATGGATTAAGCGAAGTCCTTCCCATATATTCCGGCGGTTTAGGTGTTTTGTCAGGAGACCATTGCAAGTCGGCAAGCGATTTGGGTATACCATTTACAGCAATAGGACTGTTTTACAAACAAGGTTACTTTAGACAGAGAATCAATAAAGACGGTTGGCAGGAAACCTGCTTTAACGATTTAAATATATCTCAGCTTCCCATGCTGCCTGCCCTGAACTCCAATGGTGAACAGGTTCGCATAAGTATAACTTTTGCAGGCCGCACTGTGTATGCGATTGTTTGGAAAGTACAAATCGGCAGGATAAACCTTTATCTTATGGATACAGATGTTGCTGAAAACAGTCCCGCTGACAGGTCATTGACATCCAGACTGTACGGCGGAGATCAGGAAACAAGAATTCAGCAGGAAATTTTTCTTGGTATAGGCGGTATACGTGTACTTGATGCCCTTGGCATACAGGCAAATGTATATCATATGAACGAAGGACACTCATCCTTTATGGGACTTGAATTAATAAGAAAATTGATTAATGAAAAACATCTTAATTTCAACGAGGCAAAGGAGGTAGTGGCGAATTCCACAATATTTACCACTCACACTCCAGTTCCCGCAGGAAATGATGTTTTTCCTCTATTTATGATGGATAAATACTTTGGAGATTTCTGGGGACAACTGGGTATAAGCAGATATGATTTTCTTGAGCTGGGTCTTAAATATCCAGAAGACCAGAATTTTAACATGACTGTTCTGGCACTTACTCTTGCAGGTAGAAAAAATGGTGTAAGCAGACTTCATGGCGCAGTATCAAGAAAAATATTCGGTGACGTATGGCCTGAAGTACCTGAGGATGATGTTCCAATAACCTATGTTACAAATGGAATTCATACCCTTACATGGCTTTCTCCAAAAATAAAAGCTCTGTATGATAAATATCTAGAGCAAGACTGGCAAAAGAAAATTTATTCTGAAGAGACCTTTGCCAGAATCAATAATATACCTGACGAAGAATTATGGGCTACTCATGTTGAACTTAAAAACAAGCTTATAAACTTTATAAGGGACAGATTGAAGAAGCAAAAACTTGCCAACGGAGAATCCATGGAAGCAGTAAGACAAGTAGACAACTTTTTGGATCCAAAGGCACTTACCATTGGTTTTGCCAGAAGATTTGCAACATACAAACGTGCCAACTTGATTTTTAGAAATCTGGCAAGAATTCAGAAGATACTAAACGACCCAGAAAGGCCAATTCAAATTATTTTTGCAGGAAAGGCTCACCCTGCTGACGGTCCTGCCCATGACGTTATTAAGAATATAAATGATATTGCTAAAATGGAAGGCTTTTACGGCAAGGTAATCCTACTTGAAAACTATAATATGACAGTAGCCAGAAATCTGGTGCAAGGTGTAGACGTTTGGATGAATAATCCCAGAAGGCCTCTTGAAGCCAGCGGTACCAGCGGCCAAAAGGTTTGTATCAACGGAGTTATAAACTTTAGTATACTGGACGGATGGTGGTGTGAAGGCTACAACGGTGAAAACGGTTGGGTAATTGGTGATGAATCCGAATTTGACAATGAACACATACAAGACAATACAGACAGCGAATCTATTTATGATACACTTGAGCAGAAAATTATACCCCTTTTCTACAATGTTAATGAAAAGGGTATTCCTACTGAGTGGGTACGCATTATGAAAAACTCAATAGGCTCACTTGCATGGAATTACAGCACTGACAGAATGGTAAAGGAATATACCACACAAATGTATGTCCCAGCGATAACAGGAAGTTTAAAAATATGTGCGGATGATTATAGTCTTGCAAGGTCTATGTGCGGCTTTAGGAGCCATTTAGCTTCAAACTGGCCTAACGTACAGATCTTTGCAGAAAAATCTGCTGGAGACCTCAAATATTACAAAACTGATTCATGTCATGAAATATATCTCTCATCAACTGTTTGCCTTGGCTATATAGACCCATCAAACGTAACTTTAGAGGTATACTATGGCACCCTTTCAAATGGGAAAATAGTAAATGCTCAAACTGCAGAAATGCACTGTGAGGAAAAAACAGGTGACGGTACCTATAGGTATTCCATAAGTCTTAAAATAGATGACGGAGGAGAATATGGCTATACCTTCCGTATAACGCCAAAGCATGAACATTTAATAAACAGATTTGATACCGGACTAATAAAATGGATTGTATAA